The Brassica napus cultivar Da-Ae chromosome C1, Da-Ae, whole genome shotgun sequence DNA segment TTCGAGTAAGGAGATAAAAATCCTTAGTAAGCGAACAGGGGAAACTATCTACGCCTCGATGCCGCGTGAAGGGATAACTGTCGGAGGAGGCAAGGGCAAAGAAGTGGAGGGTAGCAGGGATATTGGTGTGAAGGATGATAAGATAAGAGGAGGGGACGAGACTGGGATTGTGGAAGCAGTGGAGACAATGCCTAAGGAGGGAAACGCTATGGAGCATCTAATAAAGGACCTGGAAGAGCTTTCACCTGTAGCATCTTCACACGAGGAAAAAACGAGCAAGATATCTGAAACATCTAAGGAGCTTTCTAAGACCATTGACGTGTGGGTTAACGGGAAGGGAGTGAAGGCATCAGGCGATGTGAACGGAGAAAAGGAGTTTACGATCTCCCCGTCAAGATTTAGTCCTTTACAGGACATCGATGAAGAGGAGGAAACATGCTTAGAAGGAAGTGGAACGGAAGTTGAAGAGGTCGAGTTTCGGGGAAATATAGTGGATggcaaaaaagaaaaggaattaCAGGTGGCATCGACAAGTAGGCAACAGGGGTCGGTGCCAAGGCAACTTCGGGGGAGAGTAACTGGTTCTAAAGATATGAGTAAAGGCGGATATGGAGGAAGGCACGGATCGTCAAAAAAAACTTCCGGTAGGAAGTTATGACTTCTTTCTTTGCATGGAACATGCGTGGGTTCAATCTACCACGCAAACATCGAGCCCTCAAATCATGGTTACAGGAGGAAAAGCCTTCTTATGGCTGCCTAGTAGAGACACGAGTCCAGGAATCTAACCATCAGTGGTGTATGAATGTTGCTATGCCGGGATGGAACTCTCTTACTAACTACGAATATCATCCTTTGGGGAGAATCTGGTTTTGCTGGACGGATGAAGTTGTAGTCACACGACTGCACATGAGTGCACAGGTGATCACTTGTGCTATTCAGAATCCCTCCACCGGAGAACAATATATTTGTTCAGCCATATATGCATTTAACACGGCAGAGGAAAGGACCAGACTATGGGAGGAAATCAGAGGCACAAAAGTTGCGTATGGCCACCTAAAGCTTCCTTGGATCTTGATTGGCGATTTTAATGAAACACTGGCTTCTAGTGAGCACTCCAGATCTTTGGAGTATCGTAGAGACTTAACGGGTATGTATCAGTTTCAGGAGTTAGTGGCGGACTGCTCGGTTACTGATCTCCCCTATACGGGAGCTTTATTTACTTGGTGGAACAATCGAGAGGAGGGCCCCATCGGAAAGAAACTGGACAGAGCATTGGTAAACCAAAGCTGGATGAGTCAATACCCAAGCTCCTCAGCGCACTTCGATGCTGGTGGAATCTCAGATCATGCAAGGTGTCTGATCCGTACGACAGGAAATGTTAACGATGCTAGGAAACCATTTCGTTTTTTCAACTACCTGACTGAGCACAACGAGTTCCTACCAACAGTTCAGCGAATCTGGGATACAACGCCACCGCTGTTCCATTCTAGAGCAGCCCTTTCACGTTTGCACAAGAAACTAAAACTCCTGAAACAGCCGCTGCGGGAGCTGAACAAAACGCAATACGGGGACCTACCGGCTCGTACGAAGAATGCTTATGATGTGCTGTGTGACTGTCAAAACATAGCACTAATAGACACAACCCCTGGAAACTTTGCGAGGGCAGCGGAGGCAGCTAACAGATGGAACACCTTAGCTAGAGTGGAGGAGAAATTCTACAAGCAGAAGTCTTGTATTCGCTGGCTTTCGGTTGGAGATCAAAATACCAAGGTGTTCCACAGTATGGTTCAAACGAGGAATGCAAAAAACACAATTAGAAGACTTGTCACGATTGAAGGAGAAGTCCTCACTTCGTTACCTGATATCAAAAAAGAAGCAGTCTCATATTTCCAATCATTCCTACAAGGACAGGATCCAAATAGCGAGGTAATTTCGGTAACTGCTCTGCAGGATTTGCTGACCTATAGGTGTCCTGGTGATCATTCTGCTGCAATGGTCCGACCTATCACACCAACGGAAATCAAACGGGCGCTTCATTCACTTCCAAATGGGAAAGTTTCAGGTCCAGATGGGTTCACTAAAGAATTTTTTATCGCAGCATGGCCAATCATCGGAAGGGACTTCATTGTGGCGGTTCAATCATTCTTCGTATTTGGATTCATGCCTGCTGGGGTAAATGCAACCATTCTCTCCCTGATACCTAAGACAACTACTGCACAGACGCTAAAGGATTATCGGCCAATCGCTTGCTGTAATCTGCTATACAAGGTCATCTCCAAGGTACTAGCCAATAGGCTAAAGATCATTTTCCCCGATGCGGTTGAAGCAAACCAGTGTGCATTCATAACAGATCGCCTTCTCTTAGAAAATGTACTACTCGCCTCTGAGCTGGTCACTGGATACCACAGGAGCACGAACAAGGAAAATTGTGCTATCAAGTTTGACATATCTAAGGCATTCGATACGGTCAAGTGGTCTTTCATTACTTCGGTGCTTCAAGCAATGGGAATGCCTCTTCAGTTTATCCACTGGATGAGGTTATGCATCTCAACTGCAGCTTTTTCTATCAATGTGAATGGAAGTTTGGAGGGTTTTTTTCAGAGTGCCAGAGGGATCCGACAAGGATGTTCTCTCTCGCCTTACTTGTATGTCATcctaaataatgttttatcaaaaatgaTCAACAAAGCTGCAGATGCGGGGGAATTTGGTTATCATCAGCAGTGTCAAGATGTAAAACTTACTCACTTGTGCTTCGCGGACGACATACTGGTCTTCACCAACGGGACTTCCGAATCGCTATTGGGTATTCTGGGTGTAATGCGCCGGTTTGCATCTGTTTCTGGGTTACACATAAATGTAGCAAAGTCTTCCATCTATGTTACAGGAAGGAACATCTCTGCTCTCCTCACTACTGCGGCTTCTATGGGTATCAGTCTCGGTACCCTACCAATCCGGTACCTAGGAATGCCGTTAACAACGAAGACACTATCCAGCCATGACTATGAACCGCTTATAGAAAAGATTCGTGGGAAGATGCTGTGTTGGTCCAACAGATTTCTGTCCTTTACAGGAAGACTACAACTGATCCAGTCGGTCATTACAAGCATGGTTAACTTTTGGAGCTCGGCTTTTATCCTACCGGCCAAGTGTTATGACACCATCGAAAGCATGTGCAGCGCGTTTCTATGGTCGGGCTCACCTACACAAACTCACAAAGCTAAGGTCAGCTGGGAGGATCTCTGTTTGCCTAAGGACGAAGGTGGTCTGGGTGTGCGGAAATTCAAGGACACGGCAAGAGCCTTTGCCCTTAAACTCATTTGGAGACTTTACACAAAACCGGCTTCCCTATGGGTAAGTTGGGTGAGACACTACTTGCTCAGGTATAATTCCTTTTGGGATGTGAGAGGAGAACAAAATGGATCTTGGATATGGAGGAAGCTCCTGAAACTAAGAGATGTGGCCTATGAGTTCGTTAGATTTGATATCGGGGATGGTAGAACTACTTCCTTCTGGTTTGACAATTGGCTTGGAATTGGGAAATTGTTTAATATTACAGGAGCGGTGGGCACCACTTATCTGGGTATATCACGCCATGCCAAAGTCAGTGACGCAGCGAGGGGGAATACGTGGAACATTCGCGGACGTAGGAGTCGGCGGTACGGGGAGCTTTATGGCAAGATCTTAGCGGCGGCTGCTCCCTCCTCCACTAAAGGGCGCGATATTATACTATGGAAGCATGGGGTTGATGATTACAGGACCACGTTTTCAGCGGCAAGAACTTGGGATCAActaagagaaaggagaagtaacATGGATTGGTGTA contains these protein-coding regions:
- the LOC111201735 gene encoding uncharacterized protein LOC111201735, with the translated sequence MRNRVIQRKYWHIADIPLVVNVWTPESAQHPPDLSAMPLWVDLRGVPNTLYSHKGLKCLVGAVGHFVKLHPNTEKCVRLDMARILVEVDLHKTLVEKITFTDKAGASHEVEVNYPWLPPRCNVCCRWGHKGQDCSSKEIKILSKRTGETIYASMPREGITVGGGKGKEVEGSRDIGVKDDKIRGGDETGIVEAVETMPKEGNAMEHLIKDLEELSPVASSHEEKTSKISETSKELSKTIDVWVNGKGVKASGDVNGEKEFTISPSRFSPLQDIDEEEETCLEGSGTEVEEVEFRGNIVDGKKEKELQVASTSRQQGSVPRQLRGRVTGSKDMSKGGYGGRHGSSKKTSGRKL